Proteins encoded together in one Diceros bicornis minor isolate mBicDic1 chromosome 18, mDicBic1.mat.cur, whole genome shotgun sequence window:
- the LOC131417646 gene encoding translational activator of cytochrome c oxidase 1 isoform X1, protein MAAWTAVSLSRAAAPCLRARGPGARAALPLGPPASQPASSDCSPDRGRMLHLTAAVPAGHNKWSKVRHIKGPKDTERSRIFSKLCLSIRLAVKQGGPNPELNSNLASILEVCRSKHMPKSTIEASLKMEKTKDVYLLYEGRGPGGSSLLIEVLSNSGSKCHSDIKHILNKNGGMMAEGARHSFDKKGVIVVGVEDREKNAVNLERALELAIEAGAEDVKETEDEEEKNIFKFICDASSLHQVRKKLDSLGLCSASCTLEFIPNTKVRLADPDLEQAARLIQALGNHEDVIQVYDNIE, encoded by the exons ATGGCAGCTTGGACTGCCGTCAGCCTGAGCAGGGCCGCTGCCCCTTGCTTGCGGGCGCGAGGCCCCGGGGCCCGGGCGGCTCTTCCGCTCGGCCCCCCGGCCTCCCAGCCTGCGTCCTCGGACTGTAGCCCCGATCGGGGCAGGATGCTGCACCTCACCGCGGCGGTCCCCGCCGGGCACAACAAGTGGTCCAAAGTCCGGCACATCAAGGGTCCCAAGGACACCGAAAGAAGTCGCATCTTCTCCAAGCTCTGTTTGAGCATCCGCCTAGCGGTTAAAC AAGGAGGCCCCAACCCTGAGCTCAACAGCAATCTGGCCAGCATCTTAGAGGTGTGTCGCAGCAAACACATGCCCAAGTCAACAATTGAGGCATCGCTGAAAATGGAG AAAACCAAGGACGTTTATTTGCTTTATGAGGGTCGAGGCCCTGGTGGCTCTTCTCTGCTCATTGAAGTATTATCTAACAGTGGCTCCAAGTGCCATTCAGACATCAAACACATCCTGAACAAGAATGG GGGAATGATGGCTGAAGGAGCTCGCCACTCCTTTGACAAAAAGGGGGTGATTGTGGTTGGAGTGGAGGACAGAGAGAAGAACGCTGTGAACCTAGAGCGTGCCCTGGAGCTGGCAATCGAAGCAGGAGCTGAGGATGTCAAGGAAACTGAAGACGAAGaggaaaagaacatttttaaa TTTATTTGTGATGCCTCTTCACTGCATCAAGTGAGGAAGAAGCTGGACTCCCTGGGCTTGTGTTCTGCGTCTTGTACGCTGGAGTTCATCCCCAACACAAAGGTGCGGCTGGCTGACCCCGACCTGGAGCAGGCTGCCCGTCTCATCCAGGCTCTCGGCAACCATGAGGATGTGATCCAGGTCTATGACAACATTGAGTAA
- the LOC131417646 gene encoding translational activator of cytochrome c oxidase 1 isoform X2 — MAAWTAVSLSRAAAPCLRARGPGARAALPLGPPASQPASSDCSPDRGRMLHLTAAVPAGHNKWSKVRHIKGPKDTERSRIFSKLCLSIRLAVKRGPNPELNSNLASILEVCRSKHMPKSTIEASLKMEKTKDVYLLYEGRGPGGSSLLIEVLSNSGSKCHSDIKHILNKNGGMMAEGARHSFDKKGVIVVGVEDREKNAVNLERALELAIEAGAEDVKETEDEEEKNIFKFICDASSLHQVRKKLDSLGLCSASCTLEFIPNTKVRLADPDLEQAARLIQALGNHEDVIQVYDNIE, encoded by the exons ATGGCAGCTTGGACTGCCGTCAGCCTGAGCAGGGCCGCTGCCCCTTGCTTGCGGGCGCGAGGCCCCGGGGCCCGGGCGGCTCTTCCGCTCGGCCCCCCGGCCTCCCAGCCTGCGTCCTCGGACTGTAGCCCCGATCGGGGCAGGATGCTGCACCTCACCGCGGCGGTCCCCGCCGGGCACAACAAGTGGTCCAAAGTCCGGCACATCAAGGGTCCCAAGGACACCGAAAGAAGTCGCATCTTCTCCAAGCTCTGTTTGAGCATCCGCCTAGCGGTTAAAC GAGGCCCCAACCCTGAGCTCAACAGCAATCTGGCCAGCATCTTAGAGGTGTGTCGCAGCAAACACATGCCCAAGTCAACAATTGAGGCATCGCTGAAAATGGAG AAAACCAAGGACGTTTATTTGCTTTATGAGGGTCGAGGCCCTGGTGGCTCTTCTCTGCTCATTGAAGTATTATCTAACAGTGGCTCCAAGTGCCATTCAGACATCAAACACATCCTGAACAAGAATGG GGGAATGATGGCTGAAGGAGCTCGCCACTCCTTTGACAAAAAGGGGGTGATTGTGGTTGGAGTGGAGGACAGAGAGAAGAACGCTGTGAACCTAGAGCGTGCCCTGGAGCTGGCAATCGAAGCAGGAGCTGAGGATGTCAAGGAAACTGAAGACGAAGaggaaaagaacatttttaaa TTTATTTGTGATGCCTCTTCACTGCATCAAGTGAGGAAGAAGCTGGACTCCCTGGGCTTGTGTTCTGCGTCTTGTACGCTGGAGTTCATCCCCAACACAAAGGTGCGGCTGGCTGACCCCGACCTGGAGCAGGCTGCCCGTCTCATCCAGGCTCTCGGCAACCATGAGGATGTGATCCAGGTCTATGACAACATTGAGTAA